TAATTTTGTCTAAGGGATATCATACAAGCAACATTACATTATTAGCCCAACATCCAGCTAATATTAGCAGCTAAAAGATTTAATATGTGATCTTAAAATAAAAGCAACAGTCAGACTAAAATCCAGCAACAGTCAgacaaaaatcccaaaagaaATACTAGAAGAAACACTAGCTtttactcccccttttgtcatcaagggaggATAATAAGCACTATCAACAGAGACAATGCCTTGTAGCCTGCAGAAAAAAGTTAGATCACAGTTTAAAGAACTAACTAAACAACCAAAAGTGTGGCAGTATCTAGAGTTATTACAGTCATTCGAAATAAAACAGTTCAAAAGTAGCTAAAGAAACagaattcatgagacaaaaagagAGCAGCAGCAGCAGTTTTTAGGAGACAAATCCTAGGCATCAGAACCATCCCCCTTCGAAGCAGCTTCCTCGTCAACATCAGTGGCAATGTCTTCATCATTATTAAGGTTATCAATGAAGGTCATGAGCACAACCACCCTATCTCTTGATTTCTTCAGGAAGTTCTCATGCTTGCTAGCTAGCTTCCTTTGTTCCTTGCTCATGGCAATCAAATGATTTGATTGGGAAACAAACTCTTGAGCAACATCCTTGACCACATTCAGCAGAGCAGATTTCTTCCCAGTGGAAATGGAAGTACCCTCagtggaaggaggaggagagtCATCTGGGATGtactcttcatcatcatcatctagaaCCACTCTATCAGATCGAGTTGGTCTTTTTTGctgtttcactgaaccaccCCCTTTTAGGTATGAATGTTTATTTTCATAAGCCTCATTTGACAGGTCAACACCAAAATTCTCAAATATGCAAATCAAAAACATGCCATAAGGTAGTGCTTTATCTTTCACACTTctaacagaatcaaacatgtatctagCCATCAAATAGGCAAAAGATATTTCTGTTTTAGTGATTAGGGCATACAAAACAAGTGTGTCTGTATAAgaaaccctttgatatgaaccactttgaggaATTAAAATGTGGTTGACAATACGGTGCAACTAAGCACGTTCATATCCGAGGGCTTTGTGAGTGGGTGTGATGCCATCAATCAAGGAAACATGTTCACAAATGTGAGCCAATGCATCATGGTAAGAGATACCAACACCTTCATCCCACTTTACAGATGTATAAGCACACGGCCCAACATCAGTGTACTTCAAGGATTCACTGATAGTTTCATTATTCAAGATAATGTCTCTGCCCTTAACATAAGAATGCACACTTCCTTCATGATAagtcatgtttgcataaaattctttgactAACTGAAGATATACAgttttttgattttgaaaaggtgattccagtctaaaaattccaaattttcaacaaaaggaaaacctttctttttcaaatctggCAGCAAGAAAAGAGGGACATAGAGTACGATACTGAATAACTCCCTCATAAAAGTCATGGTTCATGGCAGATTTGAAACGATGGGGGTTATAATCTGAGTGAGATGTCATGAAGTGTGATTTGtgagcaaaaggatcaatgtctGGTTCTCTAACAGATTTGAGAGGGCAATGAGGGTTACCTCTTTGTGAACGCACAGGAACAGACCTTGACTTAGGTTTTGTAGGCTCAGGAACAGGCTCTTCAACAGCAGGATGCTTACCCTTGGAAGAACTGGGTTTTGAGGAACTTGGTTTGGATGGCGTTGCCTTAGGTGGTGGCGTCGGTTTGGCAGGAGCAGGGTACCTTGGAGTGGTCTTGGTTCGCGCCATGGGAACTGTGCGAGGAGGAGAGGTAGGAGGAGAAGGTGAAGGAGTAAAAGTGGTGTCTTGAGAACGAGTTGATGGTCTTGGATATCCTGGAAGTTTATGGATTTTCTCACGCGGTGCTCTTTTAGCAATGACTTTCTTCCCCATTTTGGTTAAATTTAGGCTTTTGATGGAAGAGAGACAGTGGAGTGAGAGGAAAGAAACCGAGGGGTTGAGGAGAAGTTATGGAGAGAAGTTATGGAGGGAGTgttggtaaccgtacccaaaagtggttttccaaaaccatgcaactgcatcacTTTTGAAATGACATGAAAAGACCTGACCTCATAAATTtgagatttgatttgatttgaaaataaaaaacagaaaatgaattttaaattttgaaaaaccaaAAAGTAAACTGAAAATCTTTTTGGATTATAaacattaaatgaaaaaataaaaatatagcccATCACCAAAAAAATGTAACATTTACATATGGGCCCAGAGATAGTTGGATTTAAGGAAACACAATGGACCACTCTATATCTGATTTTGAGGTTGGCCAAGATTATCTTTCATTTGAAACGAGCCCAGAACACGCTGACTTGATGGAGACGTTCATCACctgcccagaattgtctcatacctatttatgagacaaaaatctCCAGCAAATACATCAGCAATTTTCAAATAAAGaattataacttaaaatttctagacaagtcctaagcatacagaatctatcctcagctaatggttttgtaaaaatatctgctaattgctcctcagatttaacaaattgaatgctaatatcccctttttggacatgttctcttattgagtgaaatttcacttcaatatgcttCGTCCTTgagtgcaaaactggatttttagaaatattaatggcactcatattatcacacatcAAGGGAATATTTTTagcctttaatttgtaatcagcaagctgtgtttttaaccataaaagttgagaaaaacaagaagaagcagctatatactcagcctcagcagtggataaggccactgttggttgcttcttacttgaccaaacatttaaggactttctaaggaagcaacataaaccagaagtgctccttctatcaactctatcaccagcaaagtctgcatcacaataaccaactgcagaaaaatcatcaatcttaggataccaaagaccaaaattagatgtgccatgaacatatctaatgatccttttaattgcagaaagatgtgactctttaggtttggattggaacctagaacacaatccaacactttgcacaatatcgggtctagaggaagttaagtacataagggaaccaatcattcctctatacctagtctcatcaacatctttctcaGCTTCTCCCTTATCTAACTTAGAACTAGGATGCATGGGTgttcccatgggtttggcattttccataccaaatttcttaactaattccttggcatacttttcttgatgaatgaaaatacctttttcaatttgtttaatttgcagcccaaagaagaaattaagttcacccatcatactcatgtcaaattcacttgtcatgagttttccaaattcagaacaaagggattcatttgctgatccaaaaaaaatgtcatcaacatatatttggactaaaataaaagaatcattagaatttttgataaatagagttgtatcagtggtgcctctttgaaaaccattttccaaaagaaaagagctaagtctctcataccaagctctaggagcttgtcttaaaccatagagagctttagaCAATTTGAAACATGATTagaatgttctttattttcaaaaccaggagGCTGCttcacatacacttctctatctatcacaccattcaaaaatgcacatttcacatccatttgatataatttaaaaccacaaaatgcagcATAAGCTAAGAAAAGccttatggcttccattcgggcaacaagggcgaaggattcatcaaagtctattccttcttcttggtcatatccttgaGCCACAAGCCttgccttgtttcttgcaatgctaccatcttctcccaacttgttccgaaatatccacttggtgccggtcactttctttccacttggccttggaaccaaagtccatacttggttc
The genomic region above belongs to Arachis duranensis cultivar V14167 chromosome 3, aradu.V14167.gnm2.J7QH, whole genome shotgun sequence and contains:
- the LOC110278694 gene encoding uncharacterized protein LOC110278694 — translated: MGKKVIAKRAPREKIHKLPGYPRPSTRSQDTTFTPSPSPPTSPPRTVPMARTKTTPRYPAPAKPTPPPKATPSKPSSSKPSSSKGKHPAVEEPVPEPTKPKSRSVPVRSQRGNPHCPLKSVREPDIDPFAHKSHFMTSHSDYNPHRFKSAMNHDFYEGVIQYRSVHSYVKGRDIILNNETISESLKYTDVGPCAYTSVKWDEGVGISYHDALAHICEHVSLIDGITPTHKALGYERA